A genome region from Pseudomonas sp. N3-W includes the following:
- a CDS encoding LysR substrate-binding domain-containing protein, which translates to MIDIRQLRYFVAVAEEEHVGRAAERLHISQSPLSRQIAQLEERLGLTLFERSQQRIRLTRDGQTFLAETRALLTHANRLESLGKRLGRGEEGGLCIGYIENAMHAGVLPNALRVLRVDRPNVHVALYNLSSAEQLEGLRQRSLDIALVSEPPALDDPDLLGFQVLDDPMLLALPEHHPLAHQTELTPADLASQQWIGVQPRQDAASRDDFVSACIRAGFTPDIRMEATEPFTALGLVASGLGIAMIQKGLSRNAPPGVVLREVPWICFTTPLWAAWHRINLRPLVETFRKVLTEPNQ; encoded by the coding sequence ATGATCGACATCCGCCAATTGCGTTACTTCGTCGCCGTCGCCGAAGAAGAACACGTCGGTCGCGCCGCCGAACGCCTGCACATCTCCCAGTCGCCGTTGAGCCGGCAGATCGCCCAGCTCGAAGAACGCCTGGGCCTGACCCTGTTCGAACGCAGCCAGCAACGTATTCGCCTGACTCGCGACGGTCAGACGTTCCTCGCCGAAACCCGCGCCCTGCTGACCCACGCCAATCGCCTGGAATCGCTGGGCAAGCGCCTCGGTCGCGGCGAAGAAGGCGGGCTGTGCATCGGCTACATCGAAAACGCCATGCACGCGGGTGTCCTGCCCAACGCCTTGCGGGTGCTGCGGGTGGACCGACCGAACGTGCACGTCGCGCTGTACAACCTGAGTTCCGCCGAACAGCTCGAAGGCTTGCGTCAGCGTAGTCTCGATATCGCCCTGGTCAGCGAACCACCCGCCCTTGATGATCCGGACCTGCTGGGTTTTCAGGTGCTGGACGACCCCATGTTGCTGGCCTTGCCCGAGCATCATCCATTGGCTCATCAAACAGAACTGACCCCGGCGGACCTGGCCAGCCAGCAATGGATCGGGGTGCAACCGCGTCAGGACGCCGCCAGCCGCGACGACTTCGTCAGCGCCTGCATCCGCGCAGGTTTCACCCCGGACATCCGCATGGAAGCCACCGAACCGTTCACCGCGCTGGGGCTGGTGGCATCGGGGCTGGGGATTGCGATGATTCAAAAAGGCTTGAGCCGTAATGCACCGCCGGGGGTGGTACTGCGCGAAGTACCGTGGATTTGCTTTACCACGCCATTGTGGGCGGCGTGGCACCGGATCAACTTGCGGCCGCTGGTGGAGACGTTCCGAAAAGTGCTGACAGAACCGAATCAATAA